One part of the Lotus japonicus ecotype B-129 chromosome 2, LjGifu_v1.2 genome encodes these proteins:
- the LOC130738223 gene encoding S-type anion channel SLAH2 isoform X2, whose protein sequence is MENNFVIEITEQRSPEVPSLIQYISSCDVDGFDTFGSSLPSPANKGHEATSPGRKHDEPLVIKHQRKPSVSMPLSSEEIQLQQTSNKKVYFSGETVVPIPSTEPGTAGSLPPHSSKCYSQPMPKGSAYPEGATNNSAKISNHAGIKMFRDKRFDSFKTWSGTLERQLTMLRGKTPEDSAEDGNSSKRSTIDRPLPVDRYFDALEGPELETLRSSEEIVLPDDSRWPFLLRFPVSSFGICLGVSSQAILWKTLATSPSTEFLHISLKVNLILWIISVALITTVFAIYTLKIILYFEAVRREYYHPIRVNFFFAPWIALLFLAMGVPPSFTKVLHHSLWYILMTPIFCLELKIYGQWMSGGQRRLSKVANPSNHLSIVGNFVGALFGASIGLKEGPIFFFAVGLAHYTVLFVTLYQRLPTNETLPKELHPVFFLFVAAPSVASMAWAKIQGSFDYGSRIAYFIALFLYFSLAVRINFFRGFKFSLAWWAYTFPMTGAAIATIRYSNQVPNVVTKTLCVVLALISTLIVTALLVSTILHAFVFRDLFPNDIAIAISDRKRKPHKKWLGFRHGSQDAKEIENFLKFVNPDEINLEDITPVPHSSESGNSPCV, encoded by the exons ATGGAAAACAACTTTGTAATTGAAATTACAGAACAAAGATCTCCTGAAGTTCCATCTCTGATCCAATACATCTCATCATGTGATGTTGATGGTTTTGACACTTTCGGCTCTTCACTTCCCAGCCCAGCTAACAAA GGACATGAAGCAACCTCACCAGGAAGAAAGCATGATGAACCTTTAGTGATCAAACATCAAAGGAAGCCTTCTGTCAGCATGCCACTATCTTCTGAAGAAATTCAGCTTCAGCAAACTAGCAACAAAAAAGTGTATTTTAGCGGCGAAACCGTGGTTCCAATTCCCTCAACTGAGCCAGGAACTGCAGGTTCTCTGCCTCCACACTCATCAAAGTGTTACTCTCAACCAATGCCAAAAGGTTCTGCTTACCCAGAGGGAGCTACTAATAATAGTGCCAAAATTTCCAACCATGCTGGCATCAAAATGTTCAGGGATAAGAGGTTTGATTCTTTCAAAACATGGTCTGGGACACTTGAGAGACAGTTGACAATGCTACGCGGAAAGACGCCTGAAGATTCTGCAGAAGATGGCAACAGCTCCAAGAGGAGTACTATTGATAGGCCTTTACCGGTTGACCGATATTTCGATGCATTGGAAGGTCCAGAGTTAGAAACTCTTAGG TCCTCAGAAGAGATTGTGCTTCCAGATGACAGTCGATGGCCATTTCTTCTCCGGTTTCCAGTTTCATCTTTCGGTATCTGCCTTGGAGTTAGCAGCCAAGCCATTCTCTGGAAAACTTTAGCCACATCCCCTTCCACTGAGTTTCTCCACATAAGCCTCAAAGTGAACCTAATCTTGTGGATCATCTCGGTTGCTCTTATCACGACCGTTTTCGCcatatacactcttaaaatcATTCTCTACTTCGAGGCGGTTCGTCGCGAGTACTACCACCCTATCCGTGTCAACTTCTTCTTCGCCCCGTGGATAGCTCTCTTGTTCTTGGCTATGGGGGTTCCACCATCATTCACCAAAGTCCTTCACCACTCCCTTTGGTACATTCTAATGACACCAATTTTCTGCCTTGAGCTTAAGATCTATGGACAGTGGATGTCTGGGGGCCAAAGGAGGCTTTCAAAGGTGGCGAACCCTTCAAATCATTTATCAATTGTTGGAAACTTTGTGGGGGCTTTATTTGGAGCTTCTATAGGTCTAAAAGAAGGGCCTATCTTCTTCTTTGCTGTTGGGTTGGCTCATTACACTGTGTTGTTTGTTACTCTCTACCAGAGACTTCCCACAAATGAGACCCTCCCTAAAGAGCTCCATCCAGTGTTCTTTCTCTTTGTTGCAGCACCTAGTGTTGCTTCAATGGCTTGGGCTAAGATTCAGGGCTCTTTCGATTATGGATCGCGGATCGCCTATTTCATTGCCCTTTTCCTTTATTTCTCGCTG GCTGTCCGGATCAATTTTTTCAGAGGATTCAA ATTTTCTCTTGCTTGGTGGGCCTATACATTTCCAATGACTGGTGCAGCAATTGCAACTATAAGATACTCAAATCAAGTCCCAAATGTGGTTACCAAGACACTGTGTGTTGTTCTAGCTCTCATATCCACTCTCATTGTAACAGCACTGCTTGTGTCAACCATTTTGCATGCCTTTGTGTTCCGGGACCTCTTCCCCAATGACATTGCCATTGCAATCAGTGATAGGAAGAGAAAGCCACATAAGAAGTGGTTAGGCTTTAGACATGGGAGCCAAGATGCCAAAGAGATTGAGAATTTCTTGAAGTTTGTGAACCCAGATGAGATTAATTTAGAAGATATTACCCCAGTACCTCACTCCAGTGAGTCAGGGAATTCACCGTGTGTCTGA
- the LOC130738223 gene encoding S-type anion channel SLAH2 isoform X1, whose product MSSMENNFVIEITEQRSPEVPSLIQYISSCDVDGFDTFGSSLPSPANKGHEATSPGRKHDEPLVIKHQRKPSVSMPLSSEEIQLQQTSNKKVYFSGETVVPIPSTEPGTAGSLPPHSSKCYSQPMPKGSAYPEGATNNSAKISNHAGIKMFRDKRFDSFKTWSGTLERQLTMLRGKTPEDSAEDGNSSKRSTIDRPLPVDRYFDALEGPELETLRSSEEIVLPDDSRWPFLLRFPVSSFGICLGVSSQAILWKTLATSPSTEFLHISLKVNLILWIISVALITTVFAIYTLKIILYFEAVRREYYHPIRVNFFFAPWIALLFLAMGVPPSFTKVLHHSLWYILMTPIFCLELKIYGQWMSGGQRRLSKVANPSNHLSIVGNFVGALFGASIGLKEGPIFFFAVGLAHYTVLFVTLYQRLPTNETLPKELHPVFFLFVAAPSVASMAWAKIQGSFDYGSRIAYFIALFLYFSLAVRINFFRGFKFSLAWWAYTFPMTGAAIATIRYSNQVPNVVTKTLCVVLALISTLIVTALLVSTILHAFVFRDLFPNDIAIAISDRKRKPHKKWLGFRHGSQDAKEIENFLKFVNPDEINLEDITPVPHSSESGNSPCV is encoded by the exons AT GTCTAGCATGGAAAACAACTTTGTAATTGAAATTACAGAACAAAGATCTCCTGAAGTTCCATCTCTGATCCAATACATCTCATCATGTGATGTTGATGGTTTTGACACTTTCGGCTCTTCACTTCCCAGCCCAGCTAACAAA GGACATGAAGCAACCTCACCAGGAAGAAAGCATGATGAACCTTTAGTGATCAAACATCAAAGGAAGCCTTCTGTCAGCATGCCACTATCTTCTGAAGAAATTCAGCTTCAGCAAACTAGCAACAAAAAAGTGTATTTTAGCGGCGAAACCGTGGTTCCAATTCCCTCAACTGAGCCAGGAACTGCAGGTTCTCTGCCTCCACACTCATCAAAGTGTTACTCTCAACCAATGCCAAAAGGTTCTGCTTACCCAGAGGGAGCTACTAATAATAGTGCCAAAATTTCCAACCATGCTGGCATCAAAATGTTCAGGGATAAGAGGTTTGATTCTTTCAAAACATGGTCTGGGACACTTGAGAGACAGTTGACAATGCTACGCGGAAAGACGCCTGAAGATTCTGCAGAAGATGGCAACAGCTCCAAGAGGAGTACTATTGATAGGCCTTTACCGGTTGACCGATATTTCGATGCATTGGAAGGTCCAGAGTTAGAAACTCTTAGG TCCTCAGAAGAGATTGTGCTTCCAGATGACAGTCGATGGCCATTTCTTCTCCGGTTTCCAGTTTCATCTTTCGGTATCTGCCTTGGAGTTAGCAGCCAAGCCATTCTCTGGAAAACTTTAGCCACATCCCCTTCCACTGAGTTTCTCCACATAAGCCTCAAAGTGAACCTAATCTTGTGGATCATCTCGGTTGCTCTTATCACGACCGTTTTCGCcatatacactcttaaaatcATTCTCTACTTCGAGGCGGTTCGTCGCGAGTACTACCACCCTATCCGTGTCAACTTCTTCTTCGCCCCGTGGATAGCTCTCTTGTTCTTGGCTATGGGGGTTCCACCATCATTCACCAAAGTCCTTCACCACTCCCTTTGGTACATTCTAATGACACCAATTTTCTGCCTTGAGCTTAAGATCTATGGACAGTGGATGTCTGGGGGCCAAAGGAGGCTTTCAAAGGTGGCGAACCCTTCAAATCATTTATCAATTGTTGGAAACTTTGTGGGGGCTTTATTTGGAGCTTCTATAGGTCTAAAAGAAGGGCCTATCTTCTTCTTTGCTGTTGGGTTGGCTCATTACACTGTGTTGTTTGTTACTCTCTACCAGAGACTTCCCACAAATGAGACCCTCCCTAAAGAGCTCCATCCAGTGTTCTTTCTCTTTGTTGCAGCACCTAGTGTTGCTTCAATGGCTTGGGCTAAGATTCAGGGCTCTTTCGATTATGGATCGCGGATCGCCTATTTCATTGCCCTTTTCCTTTATTTCTCGCTG GCTGTCCGGATCAATTTTTTCAGAGGATTCAA ATTTTCTCTTGCTTGGTGGGCCTATACATTTCCAATGACTGGTGCAGCAATTGCAACTATAAGATACTCAAATCAAGTCCCAAATGTGGTTACCAAGACACTGTGTGTTGTTCTAGCTCTCATATCCACTCTCATTGTAACAGCACTGCTTGTGTCAACCATTTTGCATGCCTTTGTGTTCCGGGACCTCTTCCCCAATGACATTGCCATTGCAATCAGTGATAGGAAGAGAAAGCCACATAAGAAGTGGTTAGGCTTTAGACATGGGAGCCAAGATGCCAAAGAGATTGAGAATTTCTTGAAGTTTGTGAACCCAGATGAGATTAATTTAGAAGATATTACCCCAGTACCTCACTCCAGTGAGTCAGGGAATTCACCGTGTGTCTGA